One Glycine max cultivar Williams 82 chromosome 3, Glycine_max_v4.0, whole genome shotgun sequence DNA window includes the following coding sequences:
- the LOC100778283 gene encoding protein LIGHT-DEPENDENT SHORT HYPOCOTYLS 4 yields the protein MDSNIQDFIDTCNSDNTCNLITNSITTANLTASAASSSPASTSITSSSRYENQKRRDWNTFGQYLKNHRPPLSLSRCSGAHVLEFLRYLDQFGKTKVHTPICPFYGHPNPPAPCPCPLRQAWGSLDALIGRLRAAFEENGGKPEANPFGARAVRLYLREVRDLQSKARGISYEKKKRKRPPPQQQPMPIPHHPLPPPGASATH from the exons ATGGATTCAAATATTCAAGACTTTATAGACACATGTAACTCCGACAACACCTGCAACCTCATCACAAATAGCATCACCACCGCCAACTTAACAGCTAGTGCTGCCTCTTCCTCTCCTGCTTCCACCTCCATCACCAGCAGCAGCCGCTACGAGAACCAGAAGCGCCGTGACTGGAACACCTTCGGTCAATACCTCAAGAACCACCgtccccctctctccctctccagGTGCAGCGGTGCACACGTCCTTGAATTTCTAAG GTACCTGGATCAATTTGGGAAGACCAAAGTGCACACACCGATCTGCCCTTTTTACGGGCACCCGAACCCTCCGGCGCCATGTCCATGTCCTCTTAGGCAAGCTTGGGGGAGCCTTGACGCACTCATAGGGCGTTTGCGTGCAGCTTTTGAGGAAAATGGAGGGAAGCCAGAGGCAAACCCTTTTGGAGCCCGAGCTGTGAGACTCTACCTTCGTGAGGTTCGTGATCTGCAGTCCAAAGCCAGAGGAATTAGctatgagaagaagaaaagaaagcgtCCACCACCTCAGCAACAACCCATGCCAATACCTCATCACCCTCTTCCTCCTCCAGGTGCAAGTGCAACTCATTAG